One genomic window of Desulfatibacillum aliphaticivorans DSM 15576 includes the following:
- a CDS encoding CBS domain-containing protein translates to MRIESLMVKNPLCVDVNASISEAIKLMQGNSIRHLPVVEKGGVLRGFVTLSDLKQGLIPSMVGDLSLTDLMIKNPITVKPDEDVEDAAQIIYRKKIGGLPVVDDNNRLLGIITVTDILRAFVEIMGILTHSVRLDVRVGDEPDAFAKVSNIIQQSGGHVISVGLAPHRTQENIYYFRLSANGEDAIRQALENAGYEVLGVWQ, encoded by the coding sequence ATGCGGATTGAATCCCTGATGGTCAAGAACCCTTTGTGCGTGGACGTCAACGCCTCCATTTCAGAGGCCATCAAACTGATGCAGGGGAATTCCATCCGGCATCTGCCCGTCGTGGAAAAGGGGGGCGTGCTGCGCGGCTTCGTCACCCTTTCCGACCTTAAGCAAGGCTTGATCCCTTCCATGGTCGGGGACCTCTCCCTGACCGATCTCATGATTAAAAACCCCATCACGGTCAAGCCGGACGAAGACGTGGAAGATGCAGCGCAAATAATCTATCGCAAGAAGATCGGCGGCCTTCCCGTGGTGGACGATAACAATCGCCTCCTGGGCATCATTACGGTCACGGACATCCTCCGGGCATTCGTCGAGATAATGGGCATCCTCACCCACAGCGTGCGCCTGGACGTCAGGGTGGGGGACGAGCCCGACGCCTTCGCCAAGGTTTCCAATATTATCCAGCAAAGCGGCGGGCACGTTATCAGCGTGGGCCTGGCGCCGCACCGCACGCAGGAAAACATTTATTATTTCCGCCTGTCAGCCAACGGCGAGGACGCCATCCGCCAAGCCCTGGAAAACGCCGGGTACGAAGTCCTGGGCGTGTGGCAGTAA
- the rdgC gene encoding recombination-associated protein RdgC, whose amino-acid sequence MGLLSSSAAVTRYLVNGKLEDPVLEAIRNGLEKRTIMEAGSESQEKAVGWTSLERPYLPDLSGSSFVVGPHIVFSLRIDKKTLPSKVVKMQCTIDMERRKAETGRDFLSKEEKKQIREHVELVLYSRIPATPNVYDILWNVEENMLWLFSTQGAVKEELEALFFESFGVSLIPLFPFTEAELTCGLGESDLDRLSTVSPALFVE is encoded by the coding sequence ATGGGCCTGTTATCATCTTCCGCAGCAGTGACCAGATATCTGGTCAACGGCAAGTTAGAAGACCCGGTTTTGGAAGCCATCAGGAACGGGTTGGAAAAGCGTACAATCATGGAGGCCGGCTCCGAATCTCAGGAAAAAGCCGTGGGCTGGACCAGCCTGGAGCGGCCGTATCTGCCGGATTTGTCGGGATCTTCCTTTGTGGTGGGGCCGCACATTGTGTTCAGTCTGCGCATTGACAAAAAGACCCTGCCCTCCAAGGTGGTCAAAATGCAGTGCACTATTGACATGGAAAGGCGCAAGGCCGAAACCGGCCGGGATTTCTTGTCCAAGGAGGAAAAAAAGCAGATCCGCGAACACGTGGAGCTGGTGCTTTACTCCCGCATACCGGCCACGCCCAACGTCTATGACATCTTGTGGAACGTGGAGGAGAACATGCTTTGGCTCTTTTCCACCCAAGGCGCGGTCAAGGAGGAGTTGGAAGCCCTCTTCTTCGAGAGCTTCGGAGTCTCCCTGATCCCCCTGTTCCCGTTCACCGAAGCGGAGCTGACCTGCGGCCTCGGTGAATCGGACCTGGACCGGCTTTCCACCGTATCCCCTGCATTATTTGTGGAGTGA
- a CDS encoding KamA family radical SAM protein yields the protein MSNKRLERILDISPELKTILLSTDSLENKKDYIRGYLSQMLISAFEDDRQLPPLEWILVTDAVKTFKSLISARSERLSGFSFLGYLDDLIHRPEQVKPKPQKGFYAEVEALFRGVAGKAGIYKEKAPSFIKYSGERAAKLRSADLSRMAAKAEEFMEHYPCGLDEDAVRRRYRNKQRILEYFNATGFEWDDWKWHVKHIIRDEKILGDLVQLTDEEKQAIALARERRIPFGITPYYASLMDEKEDRKRDYAVRAQVIPPLNYIEKLWEARQRSEASMDFMLENDTSPIEGITRRYPMIVILKPILTCPQICVYCQRNWEIEDVYSQTAALSQKKLERAIQWIADTPEIREVLVTGGDPLLLSNSRIENLLYRLSSIKHIERIRIGTRTPVTLPQRITESLARDIGHFHEPGKREITVITHFEHPYEITPNAMEAVQKIRRLGMSVKNQMVFTTFNSRKFEAAVLRHKLSLIGVSPYYTFNTKGKEETEDYRVPLARLLQERAEEARLMPGTVRTDGVVFNVPGLGKNDITAMQHHSVLSILPNGRRVYEFHPWEKKLSLADTYVYTDVSIYDYLQKLKAWGENLNDYKTIWYYY from the coding sequence ATGAGCAACAAAAGATTGGAACGCATTCTCGACATATCACCGGAACTAAAAACCATTCTACTGTCAACAGATTCACTGGAAAATAAGAAGGACTATATCAGAGGATATTTGAGCCAAATGCTCATTTCCGCCTTTGAAGACGACCGGCAACTCCCTCCCTTGGAGTGGATTTTGGTCACAGACGCTGTAAAAACCTTTAAGTCGCTCATTTCGGCCCGCAGCGAACGCCTTTCCGGGTTCAGTTTCTTAGGATACTTGGACGACTTGATCCACAGGCCGGAACAAGTTAAGCCCAAGCCTCAAAAGGGCTTTTATGCGGAAGTAGAGGCGCTTTTCAGAGGCGTGGCAGGCAAAGCGGGAATCTATAAGGAGAAAGCCCCGAGCTTCATAAAATACTCCGGAGAGCGCGCGGCCAAGCTGCGCTCCGCTGACCTTTCCCGCATGGCCGCCAAGGCCGAAGAGTTTATGGAGCATTATCCATGCGGCCTGGATGAAGACGCCGTCCGCAGGCGATACCGCAACAAACAGCGCATCCTGGAATATTTCAACGCCACCGGTTTTGAATGGGACGATTGGAAGTGGCACGTCAAGCATATTATTCGGGACGAAAAAATCCTGGGCGACCTGGTCCAACTGACTGACGAGGAAAAACAGGCCATCGCCCTGGCCCGGGAGCGTCGGATTCCCTTCGGAATCACGCCCTATTACGCATCCCTCATGGACGAAAAGGAGGACCGGAAGCGGGATTACGCCGTGCGCGCCCAGGTCATCCCGCCGTTGAATTACATCGAAAAATTGTGGGAAGCCAGGCAGCGCTCCGAGGCATCCATGGATTTCATGCTGGAAAACGACACCTCGCCCATCGAGGGGATCACCCGGCGTTACCCCATGATCGTGATTTTAAAACCCATCCTCACATGCCCGCAGATTTGCGTGTATTGCCAACGCAACTGGGAGATCGAGGACGTGTATTCCCAGACCGCAGCCCTGTCCCAGAAAAAATTGGAACGGGCCATCCAGTGGATCGCGGACACCCCGGAAATCCGCGAGGTTCTGGTGACCGGCGGAGACCCTCTTCTGCTGTCCAATTCCCGGATCGAAAACCTGTTGTACCGGCTGTCCAGCATCAAGCATATTGAAAGAATCCGCATAGGAACCCGCACTCCCGTGACCCTGCCCCAGCGGATCACCGAATCCCTGGCCCGGGACATCGGGCACTTTCACGAGCCGGGCAAACGGGAAATCACGGTGATCACCCATTTTGAGCATCCTTACGAAATTACGCCCAACGCCATGGAGGCCGTGCAAAAAATCCGCCGCCTGGGCATGTCCGTGAAAAACCAGATGGTGTTCACCACCTTCAATTCCCGTAAATTCGAGGCGGCGGTCCTGCGCCACAAGTTGTCGCTTATCGGCGTGTCGCCCTATTACACCTTCAATACCAAGGGCAAGGAAGAAACCGAGGATTACCGTGTGCCCCTGGCCCGGCTCCTCCAGGAGCGCGCCGAAGAAGCCCGCCTCATGCCCGGAACCGTACGCACAGACGGCGTGGTCTTTAACGTGCCCGGCCTGGGTAAAAACGACATTACGGCCATGCAGCATCACAGCGTGTTGTCCATCCTCCCCAACGGCCGCAGAGTCTACGAGTTCCATCCCTGGGAGAAAAAGCTCTCCCTGGCGGATACCTACGTGTACACGGACGTCTCCATCTACGACTACCTGCAAAAATTAAAGGCCTGGGGGGAGAATTTGAACGATTACAAGACCATTTGGTATTATTATTGA
- a CDS encoding AAA family ATPase: MSTKNEKQPQPEDVERELSDFLSQRFGDKVKIISPLALPETEGEDVDNPPKEGSKLNFNLKPEELISYLDQYIVKQDRAKAVLSTKICTHYNRVRRAMESDKKGPDLIGSIKNNVLLLGPTGVGKTYLIKLIAKKIGVPFVKGDATKFSETGYVGGDVEDLVRDLVREADDDVELAQYGIIYIDEIDKIAAAHNMMGADVSRTGVQRALLKPMEETEVELKVPHDPVSMIQELERFRRTGQRDASRINTKNILFIMSGAFGDLGEIIKKRMNEKGMGFSAKISSQKEDFKYLRHVKSEDLIKYGFESEFVGRLPVITVLETLAAEDLYTILRNPNNPLIIGKKLDFGAYGIDIRFTDNALKALAQKAYEQRTGARGLVSAIENALLVFEKRLPSTDIKEFSVTEEVVRNPEKALEERLALRGDPKWAELFRRVANEEKNAVFEYISNNKSSLSERYSLKLTPSRIDLIAAFYCHAPTDIKNVLEQISRDYNRTKKLELRFFQEQGINITLDDDAVDYVIYNYSQVKTGVDGFFPRLVSDFEHGLKLAREKTGRDHFLLGRDAIANPEPFLADLIRRSLTPSLPGEPGEADPAS; the protein is encoded by the coding sequence ATGAGCACCAAAAATGAAAAGCAACCCCAACCCGAAGATGTGGAGCGCGAATTGTCGGATTTTTTGTCTCAGCGTTTCGGGGATAAGGTAAAAATAATTTCCCCCCTGGCCTTGCCGGAAACCGAAGGCGAGGACGTGGACAATCCCCCCAAGGAAGGCTCCAAGCTCAATTTCAACCTCAAACCTGAAGAATTAATCTCTTACCTGGATCAGTATATTGTCAAGCAGGATAGGGCCAAGGCCGTCCTCTCCACCAAAATCTGCACCCATTACAACAGGGTGCGGCGGGCCATGGAATCAGACAAAAAAGGCCCGGATCTTATTGGCAGCATTAAGAATAACGTGCTGTTGCTTGGCCCCACCGGCGTGGGCAAGACTTACTTGATCAAGCTCATCGCCAAAAAAATCGGAGTGCCTTTCGTCAAGGGCGACGCCACCAAGTTTTCCGAGACCGGATACGTGGGCGGCGACGTGGAGGATCTGGTCCGCGACCTGGTTCGGGAAGCTGACGACGACGTGGAACTGGCCCAGTACGGCATCATTTATATAGACGAGATCGACAAGATCGCCGCTGCACACAACATGATGGGCGCGGACGTCTCGCGCACGGGCGTGCAAAGGGCTTTGCTCAAGCCCATGGAGGAAACCGAGGTGGAACTGAAAGTTCCGCACGATCCGGTTTCCATGATTCAGGAATTGGAGCGGTTCCGCAGGACCGGGCAGCGCGATGCATCCCGCATTAACACCAAGAACATTCTGTTCATCATGAGCGGCGCGTTTGGGGACCTGGGCGAGATCATCAAAAAAAGGATGAACGAAAAAGGCATGGGATTCTCGGCCAAGATCTCCAGCCAGAAGGAGGATTTCAAGTACCTCCGCCACGTGAAGTCCGAAGACCTTATCAAGTACGGGTTTGAATCGGAATTCGTAGGCCGCCTTCCTGTCATTACGGTCCTGGAAACCCTGGCGGCCGAGGATCTTTATACGATTTTACGAAATCCCAACAATCCCTTGATCATCGGCAAAAAGCTGGATTTCGGCGCTTACGGTATAGACATCCGGTTTACGGACAACGCCTTGAAAGCCCTGGCGCAAAAAGCATACGAGCAACGGACGGGCGCCCGCGGCTTGGTCAGCGCCATTGAAAACGCCCTGCTTGTGTTTGAAAAGCGCCTGCCCTCCACGGATATCAAGGAGTTCTCCGTGACCGAAGAAGTGGTCCGGAACCCGGAAAAAGCCCTGGAGGAAAGACTTGCCCTGCGGGGCGACCCCAAATGGGCCGAGCTTTTCAGGCGGGTGGCCAATGAAGAAAAGAACGCCGTTTTCGAGTACATCAGCAATAACAAATCCAGCCTGTCGGAGCGGTACAGCCTGAAGCTGACGCCGTCCCGGATCGATCTGATAGCGGCTTTTTATTGCCACGCCCCCACGGACATCAAGAACGTTTTGGAGCAGATTTCCAGGGATTATAACCGCACCAAAAAGCTGGAACTGCGTTTTTTCCAGGAGCAGGGAATTAACATAACCCTGGACGACGACGCCGTGGATTATGTGATTTACAACTACAGCCAGGTTAAAACCGGGGTGGACGGTTTCTTCCCGCGGCTGGTTTCGGATTTTGAACACGGCCTTAAGCTGGCCAGGGAAAAGACGGGCAGAGACCATTTTCTGCTGGGACGGGACGCTATCGCCAATCCCGAGCCTTTCCTGGCTGATCTGATCAGGCGGTCTTTAACTCCCTCCCTGCCAGGGGAGCCTGGGGAAGCCGATCCCGCCTCTTAA
- the ahbC gene encoding 12,18-didecarboxysiroheme deacetylase has protein sequence MIGISKLYCGTVEPSDTLRYARHSGKLPSHLLQFSIDKKPVVVWNATRRCNLKCVHCYAHATAGKAPVEMTTEQGKELIKDLAEFGSPVMLFSGGEPLMREDLPELADFAVQNGMRAVISTNGTLITREMAQTLKAVGLSYVGVSLDGMEAVHDKFRGVKGAFKQALEGIENARNAGIKVGLRFTINKANTSEIPAIFDLLEERQIPRICFYHLVYSGRGSKMVEEDLSLDQTRQVVDLIMDRTKSLHDRGKPTEVLTVDNHADGPYVYLRMLKEDEKRAAEVLELLEMNEGNNSGRGIGCVSWDGQVHADQFWRHHTFGNVLEKPFSQIWTDPEDEFLQKLKKKKEYVTGRCAKCKWLDICAGNFRVRAEAVYDDVWAPDPACYLTDEEIGIA, from the coding sequence ATGATAGGAATTTCCAAATTATATTGCGGGACTGTAGAGCCTTCGGACACCCTGCGCTACGCAAGGCACAGCGGCAAACTGCCTTCCCATCTGCTTCAATTTTCCATTGATAAAAAACCCGTGGTCGTCTGGAACGCCACCCGCCGTTGCAATTTGAAGTGCGTGCATTGTTACGCCCATGCAACCGCCGGCAAGGCGCCCGTGGAAATGACCACCGAACAGGGCAAAGAGCTTATTAAGGATCTGGCCGAATTCGGCAGCCCGGTTATGCTGTTTTCCGGCGGCGAGCCCCTGATGCGGGAGGACCTGCCCGAGCTGGCCGATTTCGCGGTGCAAAACGGCATGCGCGCGGTCATCTCCACCAACGGCACCCTGATTACCAGGGAAATGGCCCAGACCCTGAAAGCGGTGGGCCTCTCCTATGTGGGCGTCAGCCTGGACGGCATGGAAGCGGTGCACGATAAGTTCCGGGGCGTGAAAGGCGCTTTTAAACAAGCCCTGGAAGGCATTGAAAACGCCCGGAACGCAGGCATCAAGGTAGGTCTTAGGTTTACCATCAACAAGGCCAACACCTCGGAAATTCCTGCTATATTCGACCTGCTGGAAGAGCGGCAAATCCCCAGGATCTGCTTTTATCATCTGGTCTACTCGGGCCGCGGCTCCAAAATGGTCGAGGAAGACCTGAGCCTGGATCAAACCCGCCAGGTGGTGGACCTCATCATGGACCGCACCAAAAGCCTGCACGACAGGGGCAAGCCCACCGAAGTTCTGACCGTGGACAACCACGCGGACGGGCCTTACGTGTACCTGCGTATGCTCAAGGAAGACGAAAAGCGGGCCGCCGAGGTTCTGGAACTGCTTGAGATGAACGAAGGCAACAACTCGGGCCGGGGAATCGGCTGCGTAAGCTGGGACGGCCAGGTGCATGCAGATCAATTCTGGCGGCACCATACTTTCGGCAATGTGCTGGAAAAACCGTTCTCCCAAATATGGACCGATCCCGAGGACGAGTTCCTGCAAAAGCTGAAAAAGAAAAAAGAATACGTTACGGGACGTTGCGCAAAATGCAAGTGGCTGGACATCTGCGCAGGCAATTTCCGCGTTCGCGCCGAAGCAGTTTATGACGACGTGTGGGCGCCGGACCCGGCCTGCTACCTGACGGACGAGGAAATCGGCATCGCCTGA
- a CDS encoding NAD(P)H-dependent flavin oxidoreductase yields the protein MFPRKFAMNTKITRMLGIQYPIVLSGMTGISTPELVAAVCNAGGLGILATGDLSPDSLRESIRKIRELTNKPFGANVPLLIPGTDEKAHVLFEEKVPVVNYSLGKGDWICQKVHEYGGKAIATVVNLRHAQAAERDGADALIVTGHEAAAHGGEAASLVLVPSIADSVSIPVIAAGGFGDGRGLAAALALGADAIAMGTRFMNTLESPVHSAVKEVSCVKTVHDTLYSDKVDGIPCRVMQSKGATRLIKGRFILIRALWTSRAAAKSYGLPWLKLAAGILLLAVAKGIGKAVALARLANAWGPMQQGMEYGDTENGVLMLGQVTGLIEDTPAVAQLMERIVSQARECSAALAEKV from the coding sequence ATATTTCCAAGAAAATTTGCTATGAACACCAAGATTACCCGGATGCTGGGAATCCAATATCCCATCGTCCTATCCGGCATGACCGGAATCAGCACCCCGGAGCTTGTGGCCGCCGTATGCAACGCCGGCGGCCTGGGCATCCTGGCCACGGGAGACTTGAGCCCGGACAGCCTTCGCGAGTCGATCCGCAAAATCCGCGAACTGACGAACAAACCCTTTGGCGCAAACGTGCCCCTGCTTATTCCCGGTACGGACGAAAAGGCTCATGTGCTGTTTGAGGAAAAGGTCCCCGTGGTGAACTACTCCCTGGGAAAGGGGGACTGGATTTGCCAAAAGGTCCATGAATACGGCGGCAAAGCCATTGCCACGGTGGTGAACCTCCGGCACGCCCAGGCGGCGGAGCGGGACGGCGCCGACGCGCTGATCGTCACCGGTCATGAGGCCGCAGCCCACGGGGGCGAAGCCGCCTCCCTGGTGCTGGTTCCCAGCATCGCCGACTCGGTTAGCATTCCGGTTATCGCGGCCGGGGGATTCGGCGACGGACGAGGCCTTGCAGCCGCCCTGGCCCTGGGCGCCGACGCCATCGCCATGGGCACCCGGTTTATGAACACCCTGGAAAGCCCGGTGCATAGCGCGGTCAAAGAGGTTTCCTGCGTTAAAACCGTGCACGACACCCTGTACTCCGACAAGGTGGACGGCATCCCATGCCGGGTCATGCAATCCAAAGGGGCGACGCGCTTGATCAAAGGCCGGTTTATCCTTATCCGGGCTTTGTGGACTTCCCGTGCGGCGGCCAAATCCTACGGCCTCCCCTGGCTCAAGCTGGCCGCCGGCATCCTGCTTTTGGCCGTTGCCAAGGGAATCGGCAAAGCAGTGGCCCTGGCCCGATTGGCCAACGCCTGGGGCCCCATGCAGCAGGGCATGGAATACGGCGATACGGAAAACGGCGTGCTGATGCTCGGCCAGGTGACCGGCCTGATAGAAGACACTCCCGCCGTTGCGCAATTGATGGAGCGCATCGTTTCCCAGGCTCGGGAGTGCTCCGCAGCCCTGGCGGAGAAGGTTTGA
- the ahbD gene encoding heme b synthase: MNHPHGKGQGHPHGHGHGQPAKDGMPAPPRLVAWEITRNCNLSCVHCRAAAEKGPYPGELDTQACFNLLDGIAEVGQPIVILTGGEPLLRPDIFEVAKYGTEKGLKMVMAPNGTLVNDENAKKMAEAGISRISISLDGATKEIHDKFRGVDGAFDAALRGIECAKRAGIDFQVNTTITQQNLDQIQEIQQLAVDLGAVAHHIFLLVPTGRGKYILDQEINAEEYETTLNWFYDQRNKTPLQLKATCAPHYYRILRQRAKEDGETVTFQTHGLDAVTRGCLAGTGFCFISHTGIVQPCGFLAVECGDITKASFAEVWKNSQVFKDLRDFDKLKGKCGECQYRKVCGGCRARAYEATGDYMAPEPLCSYDPTGAG, from the coding sequence ATGAACCATCCCCACGGAAAAGGCCAGGGGCATCCCCACGGCCACGGACATGGACAACCCGCCAAGGACGGCATGCCCGCCCCCCCGCGTTTGGTGGCCTGGGAAATCACCCGGAATTGCAACCTTTCCTGCGTCCACTGCAGGGCGGCGGCCGAAAAAGGCCCTTACCCCGGAGAATTGGACACCCAGGCTTGCTTTAACCTGCTGGACGGCATCGCCGAAGTGGGCCAGCCCATTGTAATCCTTACGGGCGGCGAGCCTTTGCTTCGGCCGGACATCTTTGAAGTGGCCAAATACGGCACGGAAAAAGGCCTGAAAATGGTCATGGCCCCCAACGGAACCCTGGTCAACGACGAAAACGCCAAAAAAATGGCCGAGGCCGGCATCAGCCGCATCAGCATCAGCCTGGACGGCGCCACCAAGGAAATCCATGACAAATTCCGGGGCGTGGACGGCGCCTTTGACGCCGCCCTCCGGGGCATTGAGTGCGCCAAACGCGCGGGAATCGATTTTCAGGTCAACACCACCATCACCCAGCAGAACCTGGATCAGATACAGGAAATCCAGCAACTGGCCGTGGATCTGGGCGCCGTGGCGCACCACATCTTTTTGCTCGTGCCCACGGGCCGGGGCAAATACATCCTGGATCAGGAAATCAACGCCGAAGAATACGAAACCACGTTGAACTGGTTTTACGATCAACGCAATAAAACCCCGCTTCAGCTTAAGGCCACCTGCGCGCCCCATTATTACCGGATTTTGCGCCAGCGCGCCAAAGAGGACGGGGAGACCGTCACCTTTCAGACCCACGGCCTGGACGCCGTCACCCGGGGATGCCTGGCCGGAACGGGTTTTTGCTTTATTTCCCACACGGGCATTGTGCAGCCCTGCGGCTTTCTGGCCGTGGAGTGCGGGGACATCACCAAGGCGAGCTTCGCCGAGGTTTGGAAAAATTCCCAGGTTTTTAAAGATTTGCGCGACTTTGACAAATTAAAGGGCAAGTGCGGTGAGTGCCAATACCGCAAGGTTTGCGGCGGATGCCGGGCCAGGGCCTATGAGGCCACCGGCGACTATATGGCGCCCGAACCTTTGTGCAGCTACGATCCGACCGGCGCCGGATAA
- a CDS encoding TA system antitoxin ParD family protein, translating to MTTKSLRLDENLVNQAQRHAKVEHRSISGQMEYWAKLGKAIASKINAADAYAVAQGVKGIRLETTPSRPIDSGEVFAELEADRAGGFSDKPVTSAPFYFEASVSRPGYLDRVDAKTGERQTGKFENGKFEAL from the coding sequence ATGACCACAAAATCCCTGCGACTCGACGAAAACCTGGTGAATCAAGCTCAGCGCCACGCCAAGGTGGAGCATCGATCCATAAGCGGTCAGATGGAATATTGGGCGAAACTGGGAAAGGCTATCGCCTCAAAGATAAACGCCGCCGACGCTTACGCCGTGGCCCAGGGGGTGAAGGGAATCCGTTTGGAAACAACGCCAAGCCGACCCATTGACTCCGGCGAAGTGTTTGCCGAGCTTGAGGCTGATAGGGCCGGCGGCTTTTCGGACAAGCCCGTCACCTCCGCCCCCTTTTATTTTGAGGCCAGCGTCAGCCGTCCCGGCTATCTTGATAGGGTGGACGCCAAGACAGGCGAACGGCAGACAGGCAAGTTTGAAAACGGCAAGTTCGAGGCTCTCTGA
- a CDS encoding FIST N-terminal domain-containing protein, translating into MATSRRNGVKTGVTLLKDENEAAADLFDQIAQHGMHTVLFFCSPKYDADSLGSALKKNFSCKLLGCTTAGEISSQGYVEGGIVAVSFAGAHLKIHSYGIHRLSGFTLQDAREIADSMRNELVFSDEFDPKNLFGMLLIDGLSFLEEQVISYIHSAFQPVSIVGGSAADGFNLQETKVCIDGEFMSDAAVLILVETTAPFAVFKTQHLEPTDQKMVVTRTDPARRVVCEINAEPAAEEYARILGIPASELGPAVFSQNPVMIRIADSWQVRSIKSVNPDKSLSFHCAIDAGLVLTLAKGFDIITNLKNEIRRLLKIIPDPRLVIAFDCAFRRLEILDNGLGGQFARLMKDIRLVGFNTYGEQFNSVHVNQTLVGVVIGGEDE; encoded by the coding sequence ATGGCTACTAGCAGACGCAACGGCGTTAAAACCGGCGTGACCTTATTAAAGGATGAAAACGAGGCTGCCGCGGATCTTTTTGATCAAATTGCGCAGCATGGAATGCATACGGTTCTGTTTTTTTGCTCCCCAAAGTACGACGCGGACAGCCTTGGGTCCGCGCTTAAAAAGAATTTTTCGTGCAAGCTGCTGGGGTGCACCACCGCCGGCGAAATTTCCTCTCAGGGTTATGTTGAAGGGGGAATAGTCGCCGTCAGTTTCGCTGGCGCTCATTTAAAAATACACTCTTACGGAATTCATCGTCTCAGCGGTTTTACCCTTCAGGACGCCCGCGAGATCGCTGATTCTATGAGAAATGAACTTGTTTTTTCAGATGAGTTTGACCCAAAGAACCTGTTCGGAATGCTTTTGATTGACGGGCTGTCTTTTTTGGAAGAGCAGGTGATTTCGTATATCCACTCTGCTTTTCAGCCCGTCTCCATTGTCGGGGGCTCCGCCGCCGACGGTTTTAATCTTCAGGAAACCAAGGTTTGCATTGACGGCGAATTTATGTCCGATGCGGCCGTCTTGATCCTTGTCGAGACCACGGCGCCCTTTGCGGTTTTCAAGACCCAGCATTTGGAGCCCACGGACCAAAAAATGGTTGTCACAAGGACTGATCCGGCCAGACGGGTTGTCTGCGAGATCAATGCAGAACCTGCGGCCGAGGAATACGCCAGGATATTGGGAATTCCCGCCTCCGAATTGGGCCCCGCCGTGTTTTCCCAAAATCCGGTTATGATACGCATAGCTGACAGCTGGCAGGTCCGGTCCATTAAATCGGTTAACCCGGATAAAAGCCTGTCCTTTCATTGCGCCATAGACGCAGGGCTGGTTTTGACCTTGGCCAAAGGTTTTGACATTATAACCAATCTAAAAAATGAAATCCGGCGGCTGCTTAAAATCATCCCCGATCCCCGATTGGTCATTGCCTTTGATTGCGCCTTCAGAAGGCTTGAAATCCTGGACAATGGGCTGGGCGGGCAATTTGCCAGGCTGATGAAAGACATCCGCCTTGTCGGCTTTAACACCTATGGCGAGCAATTCAATTCGGTTCATGTCAACCAGACCCTGGTAGGCGTAGTCATCGGAGGGGAAGATGAGTAG
- the hemB gene encoding porphobilinogen synthase encodes MLFPDYRGRRVRASEGLRRMVRETRLTTDNLIYPLFAVSGKNVAEPIDALPGVYHYSVDNMVKASKEAFDAGIPAVIVFGIPDKKDPLGTQAYAKNGIVQKAVSEIKNKVPELVVITDVCLCQYTDHGHCGVVEKGVIDNDSSLDLLARTALSHVKAGADMVAPSDMMDGRVAEIRGLLDEEGFYETPIMSYAAKYCSSFYGPFREAAHSAPKFGDRRTYQMDPANIREAIREVTMDVEEGADIIMVKPALPYLDVISQVANEIDLPIAAYNVSGEYSMIKAAAKMGWLDGTKAMMEALTSIRRAGADMILTYFAMEAAEVLNKG; translated from the coding sequence ATGCTTTTTCCTGACTACAGGGGACGCAGGGTGCGGGCCAGTGAAGGCCTCAGACGCATGGTGCGCGAAACGCGCCTGACAACCGACAACCTTATATATCCATTGTTCGCCGTATCCGGCAAGAACGTGGCCGAGCCCATCGACGCCCTGCCCGGGGTGTATCATTACTCCGTGGACAACATGGTCAAAGCCTCCAAAGAGGCTTTTGACGCGGGCATTCCGGCGGTGATTGTGTTCGGCATTCCCGATAAAAAGGACCCCCTGGGCACTCAGGCCTACGCCAAAAACGGCATCGTGCAAAAGGCCGTGTCGGAAATCAAGAACAAGGTTCCGGAGCTGGTTGTCATTACGGACGTCTGCCTGTGCCAATACACGGACCACGGCCATTGCGGCGTGGTGGAGAAAGGCGTGATCGACAACGATTCCTCCCTGGACCTGCTGGCGCGGACCGCCCTTTCCCATGTGAAGGCCGGCGCCGACATGGTCGCTCCGTCCGACATGATGGACGGCAGGGTGGCGGAAATCCGCGGCCTTTTGGACGAGGAAGGCTTTTACGAAACGCCCATCATGAGCTATGCGGCCAAGTATTGCTCCTCGTTTTACGGGCCTTTCCGCGAAGCCGCCCATTCCGCGCCCAAGTTCGGAGACCGCCGCACCTATCAGATGGACCCGGCCAACATCCGGGAAGCCATCCGGGAAGTCACCATGGATGTGGAGGAAGGCGCGGACATCATCATGGTCAAGCCCGCCCTGCCTTACCTGGACGTCATCTCCCAGGTGGCCAACGAGATAGACCTGCCCATCGCGGCCTACAACGTAAGCGGCGAGTATTCCATGATCAAGGCGGCTGCAAAAATGGGCTGGCTGGACGGAACCAAGGCCATGATGGAGGCTCTTACGTCCATCAGAAGGGCCGGGGCCGACATGATTTTGACTTATTTCGCCATGGAAGCAGCGGAGGTTTTGAATAAAGGATGA